The following are encoded together in the Thermococcus sibiricus MM 739 genome:
- a CDS encoding DUF3226 domain-containing protein — MIIITGDKYDEILKEKNSEKILFPEYGKNKEKLKKFVNKLNGNEMIVTASLELIDLILEEFQGEEHFLIYSNTGKELTFKETYELRKYLDFDLRGTETKETEKVSVLFCEGKTDSKFFKASYKKVFGFKETKDLPPNLKLIETLFERDNYELIKNEDGYIAIIPSEGNAGVIRNLENFLRAMEVFNFYVQKIGVAIDIDESEEAVMQSIKGKLSSFRYKVSKKGFKVGSTEIIPLLIGTKIDLGPCVEWQKPTVEDFMLAILEGDRTFKKLDRTINILCLDLKRKLKPKEVIYLAMAAKKFWGNLEGFYEMSIMRTPKWKVEKILKESRLYEKMESLLPSL, encoded by the coding sequence ATGATAATAATTACCGGAGATAAATACGACGAAATATTAAAAGAGAAAAATTCTGAAAAAATCTTGTTTCCGGAATACGGAAAAAACAAAGAAAAGCTGAAAAAATTTGTTAACAAGCTGAATGGCAATGAAATGATAGTAACTGCAAGCTTAGAGCTTATTGATCTCATATTAGAGGAATTTCAAGGGGAGGAACATTTCTTAATTTATTCAAACACAGGCAAAGAACTAACGTTTAAAGAGACCTACGAGTTAAGAAAATATCTCGATTTTGATCTGAGAGGAACAGAAACAAAAGAAACAGAAAAAGTTAGTGTACTCTTCTGTGAAGGAAAAACCGATTCAAAATTCTTCAAAGCAAGCTACAAAAAAGTTTTTGGATTCAAAGAAACTAAAGATCTTCCTCCCAATCTCAAGTTAATTGAAACCCTGTTTGAAAGAGACAACTATGAGCTGATAAAAAACGAAGATGGATATATAGCAATAATCCCAAGTGAAGGGAACGCTGGAGTAATAAGGAATCTTGAAAACTTTCTCAGAGCTATGGAGGTTTTTAATTTCTATGTTCAGAAAATAGGAGTTGCAATAGACATAGATGAAAGCGAAGAGGCCGTGATGCAGTCAATAAAGGGCAAACTTTCATCCTTTAGATATAAAGTTTCCAAAAAAGGTTTTAAAGTTGGAAGTACCGAAATCATTCCCCTTTTAATCGGGACAAAAATAGATCTTGGGCCCTGTGTAGAGTGGCAAAAACCGACTGTTGAAGATTTTATGTTAGCGATTCTTGAAGGAGATAGAACCTTCAAGAAACTTGACAGAACCATCAACATACTATGTTTAGATTTGAAGAGAAAGTTAAAACCGAAAGAGGTCATTTACCTAGCAATGGCAGCAAAAAAGTTCTGGGGGAACCTTGAGGGATTCTATGAAATGAGTATAATGAGAACTCCAAAATGGAAGGTAGAAAAGATACTAAAAGAAAGCAGGCTATATGAAAAAATGGAAAGCCTATTACCATCTCTCTAG
- a CDS encoding DUF2391 family protein, whose protein sequence is MESELKKLNENVAKLSKQMGEIQEELDRKNKPDKLGWDDVVQEIIGSITFSLPFLFTEEIWDIAKTLNMWRTLVIFLMTLFMAYLFISKAKLSNIEKEEWHRIPKRLLTVTVVSYMTSTLLIYLYGINNIANFSLGQYISATIIVSTFAVIGAIAVDLVK, encoded by the coding sequence ATGGAAAGTGAACTCAAAAAGCTAAATGAAAATGTGGCAAAGCTCTCCAAACAGATGGGTGAGATACAGGAGGAGCTGGATAGGAAAAATAAGCCCGATAAACTTGGATGGGATGACGTGGTCCAGGAAATTATTGGTTCAATAACGTTTTCTCTACCATTCCTCTTTACCGAAGAGATATGGGACATAGCAAAAACGTTAAACATGTGGCGAACACTTGTCATCTTTTTAATGACCCTTTTCATGGCTTACCTATTTATTTCAAAGGCCAAACTCTCAAACATAGAAAAGGAAGAGTGGCACCGCATACCTAAAAGACTACTTACCGTCACGGTCGTTTCCTATATGACCTCAACCCTTTTGATCTATCTTTATGGCATAAATAACATCGCAAACTTCTCATTAGGGCAGTACATCAGTGCCACCATCATTGTAAGTACTTTTGCTGTTATTGGAGCAATAGCAGTTGATCTGGTGAAGTGA